The following proteins come from a genomic window of Edaphobacter sp. 4G125:
- the hslU gene encoding ATP-dependent protease ATPase subunit HslU has product MAIYLPGTAEDQALALDEMTPREIVAELDKYVVGQHAAKRAVAIALRNRMRRQKLTPELADEIMPKNIIMIGPTGVGKTEIARRLAKLTNSPFLKVEASKFTEVGYVGRDVESIVRDLVEIAIDMVRDEKLEEVEDKAELAAEDRLLDLLLPPTPTASVTTAATHEQGTNVIQLPASTPESQTEDRPGDREQRTREKLRQQFREGKLDDRIVEIDVRDRNQPSFEIITNQGAEEMDINLKDMIPGLFGQRTKKRKMKVAEAFEYLVQEEESRLIDMDQVTRLAVERVEDSGMVFLDEIDKIAGREGGHGPDVSREGVQRDILPIVEGTTVNTKYGMVSTDHILFIAAGAFHVSKPSDLIPELQGRFPIRVELQSLTVDDFVRILTEPKSSLVKQSTALLETEGLKLEFTKEAIAEMAQFAFRVNETTENIGARRLHTILERVLDEISFQAPDLMKASRAQATEEGVVAQISASTPTASPLPVIERKTESGAEKVIVVDPEYVRQQVASIVKDQDLSRYIL; this is encoded by the coding sequence ATGGCAATCTACCTACCCGGAACAGCAGAAGACCAAGCGCTTGCGCTCGACGAGATGACTCCGCGCGAGATCGTCGCTGAGTTGGACAAGTACGTCGTTGGCCAGCACGCCGCGAAACGCGCTGTTGCAATCGCGCTGCGTAACCGCATGCGCCGCCAGAAGCTCACTCCCGAGCTTGCCGACGAGATTATGCCGAAGAACATCATCATGATTGGGCCGACCGGCGTGGGCAAAACGGAGATCGCACGACGTCTCGCCAAGTTGACCAATTCTCCCTTTCTTAAGGTTGAGGCATCGAAGTTTACCGAGGTCGGCTATGTTGGCCGCGATGTTGAATCCATCGTGCGCGACCTGGTGGAGATCGCCATCGACATGGTGCGTGACGAGAAGCTCGAAGAAGTGGAGGACAAGGCCGAGCTCGCTGCTGAAGACCGCCTGCTCGATCTGCTTCTGCCGCCTACGCCCACGGCTTCCGTCACAACAGCGGCTACCCATGAGCAGGGAACCAACGTGATTCAGCTTCCGGCTTCTACACCTGAGTCTCAGACAGAAGACCGTCCCGGCGACCGCGAACAGCGCACCCGCGAAAAATTGCGCCAGCAGTTCCGCGAAGGGAAGCTGGACGACCGTATCGTCGAGATCGACGTGCGCGACCGCAACCAACCCAGCTTCGAGATCATCACCAACCAGGGCGCCGAAGAGATGGACATTAACCTGAAGGACATGATTCCAGGTCTTTTCGGGCAACGTACCAAGAAACGCAAAATGAAGGTCGCTGAAGCCTTCGAATATCTTGTGCAGGAAGAGGAGTCCCGCCTCATCGACATGGATCAGGTCACCCGCTTGGCCGTCGAGCGCGTCGAAGACTCCGGCATGGTATTCCTCGACGAGATCGACAAGATCGCCGGACGCGAGGGCGGGCACGGTCCCGATGTGTCTCGCGAGGGTGTGCAGCGCGACATCCTTCCCATCGTCGAAGGCACGACCGTCAATACCAAATATGGCATGGTTTCGACCGATCACATCCTCTTCATTGCTGCGGGAGCCTTCCACGTCTCGAAACCCTCGGACCTTATCCCCGAACTCCAGGGGCGTTTCCCGATCCGTGTTGAGCTGCAATCGCTCACCGTCGATGACTTCGTGCGCATCCTCACTGAGCCCAAGAGCTCGCTGGTCAAGCAGTCGACAGCTCTGCTGGAAACCGAAGGTCTCAAGCTGGAATTCACCAAGGAAGCCATCGCCGAAATGGCGCAGTTCGCCTTCCGCGTCAACGAGACGACCGAGAACATTGGCGCACGTCGGCTTCACACCATCCTCGAACGCGTGCTGGACGAGATCAGCTTCCAGGCGCCCGACCTGATGAAGGCTTCGCGGGCGCAGGCAACGGAAGAAGGCGTGGTCGCGCAGATCTCCGCCTCGACTCCAACCGCTTCGCCGCTCCCCGTGATTGAGCGCAAGACAGAAAGCGGGGCCGAGAAGGTGATCGTAGTCGATCCAGAGTATGTCCGGCAGCAGGTCGCCTCGATCGTGAAGGACCAGGACCTGAGCCGCTACATCCTGTAA
- a CDS encoding cation diffusion facilitator family transporter, producing the protein MHMVATPNRRMQQVLKASMGLTAAYVLATFLFGLKAHSLALISEAGHNLSDLLAIVLSYVAVYFQGRPATDEKTFGYQRAGVLAAFVNAATLVVLSVWIAVTAIQRLSSPVAVQPEIMMEVAVAGVLMNGTVAALLWKFSGDVNIRSVFLHMLGDTLSTAAVIVGGAAILFTGMSWVDPVLSLMIAVMILWSSVGILRETLNILLEGTPRNLQLGAVRLAMQSVQGVLDVHDLHIWSLGAQSHALASHVTVAEMPASECTSILTEINCRLRDRFHINHTTIQFETTGCETTHGCSSPPEPEEVGAHDHHHHGHSHSH; encoded by the coding sequence ATGCACATGGTCGCCACCCCGAACCGCCGGATGCAGCAGGTCCTGAAGGCGTCCATGGGCCTCACTGCCGCCTATGTTCTGGCAACGTTCCTCTTCGGTCTCAAAGCTCATTCCCTGGCCCTGATCTCTGAAGCAGGACATAACCTCAGTGATCTGCTCGCCATCGTCCTCTCCTACGTGGCGGTGTATTTTCAAGGCCGTCCCGCTACGGACGAAAAAACCTTCGGCTATCAGCGCGCAGGAGTTTTAGCTGCCTTCGTAAACGCGGCAACGCTGGTCGTACTCTCCGTCTGGATCGCGGTTACAGCCATCCAGCGGCTCAGCTCGCCGGTCGCGGTCCAACCCGAGATCATGATGGAGGTCGCTGTCGCCGGAGTATTGATGAACGGCACGGTCGCGGCGCTCCTATGGAAATTCTCCGGAGACGTGAATATTCGCAGCGTCTTTCTGCACATGCTGGGAGATACGCTCTCTACTGCTGCTGTTATCGTCGGCGGCGCAGCCATTCTGTTTACCGGAATGTCCTGGGTGGATCCCGTTCTCTCGCTCATGATCGCTGTGATGATCCTATGGAGTTCCGTCGGCATCCTGCGTGAGACACTGAACATCCTGCTGGAAGGTACGCCCAGAAACCTGCAACTCGGCGCCGTACGCCTGGCTATGCAGTCCGTTCAGGGAGTGCTGGATGTGCACGACCTTCACATCTGGAGCCTGGGAGCGCAATCCCATGCACTGGCCAGCCATGTAACCGTTGCGGAGATGCCCGCGTCGGAGTGTACCTCCATCCTTACCGAGATCAACTGTCGTCTACGCGACCGCTTCCATATCAATCACACGACGATCCAGTTTGAGACAACCGGATGCGAGACGACACACGGTTGCAGCTCTCCTCCCGAGCCGGAAGAGGTCGGTGCCCATGATCATCACCACCACGGCCACAGCCATTCCCACTAA
- a CDS encoding NIPSNAP family protein — MYCSDTVASMDRRQLIAGTAAMSALFATSSQAAAATPLSFLELTTWRLHNSDESQVKRVSDYLESGLFPALTRASSRPVAALANLIGPDGPSILALTQHTNLAAMQQALAALETDDAHQKALQALNDGPGLPFVTIESSLLQSLAILPAAVLPNDAASRPPRIFELRTYQSQSVPARQKKSGMFNNGEIATFQRLGMRPVFIGESVIGPRQPNITYMLSFDSLAEREKLWHAFGSDPEWKKLSAPPELKDSQIVANISNTMWRPLPFSPLK, encoded by the coding sequence ATGTACTGCTCTGATACCGTAGCTTCTATGGATCGTCGTCAACTTATCGCTGGTACAGCCGCTATGTCTGCTCTCTTCGCTACCTCGTCCCAAGCTGCCGCCGCAACACCACTGAGCTTCCTGGAGCTCACCACATGGCGCCTGCACAATAGTGACGAGTCGCAGGTCAAGCGCGTCTCGGACTACCTTGAGAGCGGACTTTTCCCCGCGCTCACCCGCGCGTCTTCCAGGCCGGTCGCTGCTCTTGCAAATCTTATTGGCCCCGACGGTCCTTCCATCCTGGCACTCACTCAGCACACCAATCTTGCTGCCATGCAGCAGGCTCTTGCTGCGCTCGAAACTGACGACGCGCATCAGAAGGCGCTCCAGGCGCTCAACGATGGCCCTGGCCTCCCCTTCGTCACGATTGAAAGCAGCTTGCTACAGAGTCTCGCTATCCTGCCTGCGGCTGTTCTTCCTAACGATGCCGCCAGCCGGCCACCGCGCATCTTCGAACTTCGTACCTACCAGTCGCAGTCTGTGCCGGCGCGTCAGAAGAAGTCAGGGATGTTCAACAACGGCGAGATCGCGACTTTTCAGCGCCTGGGGATGCGACCTGTCTTCATTGGTGAATCTGTGATTGGCCCGCGTCAGCCAAACATCACCTATATGCTCTCGTTCGATTCGCTTGCCGAGCGGGAAAAGCTCTGGCATGCCTTTGGCTCGGACCCCGAGTGGAAGAAACTCAGCGCTCCGCCTGAGCTCAAGGACTCGCAGATTGTCGCCAACATCAGCAACACGATGTGGCGTCCGCTGCCGTTCTCGCCCCTGAAGTAA
- a CDS encoding transaldolase — protein MATILEQLRGMTTVVSDTGDINAIKQYKPTDSTTNPSLIQAAAGMPEYQSIVDDVLQQARKNAGPSATDEQVAGLAFKTLAVAFGKKILEIIPGRVSTEVDARISYDTEKSIETARDIIAQYESAGISRERVLIKLASTWEGIKAAEVLEKEGIHCNMTLLFGLHQAIACAEAKVTLISPFVGRILDWYKKDTGKDYVGADDPGVQSVTTIYNYYKHFGYKTQVMGASFRNTGEIVELAGCDLLTIAPKLLGELQAASGTLERKLDPEKAKTMKIEKIVVDKATFDKMHAADRMANDKLKEGIEGFSKALEDLEKTLAKRLQEIGEPAAAR, from the coding sequence ATGGCGACAATTCTCGAACAGCTTCGTGGCATGACCACTGTGGTCTCCGATACCGGCGATATCAACGCCATCAAGCAGTACAAGCCGACGGACTCCACAACCAACCCATCTCTGATTCAGGCTGCTGCCGGCATGCCGGAGTACCAGTCCATCGTTGATGATGTGCTACAGCAGGCACGCAAAAATGCAGGCCCGAGCGCGACCGATGAGCAGGTTGCTGGGCTGGCCTTCAAGACCCTGGCCGTCGCCTTTGGCAAGAAGATTCTCGAGATTATTCCCGGCCGCGTCTCCACTGAGGTGGATGCCCGCATCTCCTACGATACGGAGAAGTCCATCGAGACGGCTCGCGACATCATTGCGCAATACGAAAGCGCCGGCATCTCTCGCGAGCGCGTTCTCATCAAGCTCGCCTCCACATGGGAGGGCATCAAGGCCGCCGAGGTTCTGGAGAAGGAAGGCATTCACTGCAACATGACCCTTCTCTTCGGCCTTCACCAGGCGATTGCCTGCGCCGAGGCGAAGGTCACCCTGATTTCCCCGTTTGTTGGCCGCATTCTCGACTGGTACAAGAAAGACACCGGTAAGGATTATGTTGGGGCGGACGATCCCGGCGTACAGTCGGTTACAACCATCTACAACTATTACAAACATTTTGGCTACAAGACTCAGGTGATGGGCGCGAGCTTCCGCAACACCGGCGAGATCGTCGAGCTGGCGGGATGCGATCTGCTGACCATCGCACCCAAGCTGCTCGGTGAGCTTCAAGCCGCAAGCGGAACGCTTGAACGCAAGCTCGACCCGGAGAAGGCCAAGACGATGAAGATCGAGAAGATCGTCGTCGACAAGGCGACCTTCGACAAGATGCACGCCGCCGATCGCATGGCAAACGACAAACTGAAGGAAGGCATCGAAGGCTTCTCGAAGGCGCTTGAGGATCTGGAAAAGACCTTGGCGAAGCGACTCCAAGAGATCGGCGAACCTGCCGCAGCACGTTAA
- a CDS encoding DUF3592 domain-containing protein has protein sequence MVPLRSPRNAALTAAATMAVGGLVWYLFRRPRPTAEEIERTRRDLLAANGRITDGSIIEAPFTQQDDSSSSRQVIVYNYRIAGVSYEAAQDVASLGELVRDIRTDLPIQVRYEPHNPANSIVVAEAWSGLRLSSTHPHPDAQANSD, from the coding sequence TTGGTTCCCCTGCGCTCTCCTCGGAATGCCGCCCTTACAGCGGCTGCGACGATGGCCGTCGGAGGCCTTGTCTGGTATCTCTTTCGTCGCCCTCGCCCCACCGCGGAAGAGATTGAACGCACTCGCCGCGACCTGCTCGCCGCGAATGGCCGTATTACGGACGGCAGCATCATCGAGGCTCCTTTTACCCAGCAGGACGACTCTTCTTCCTCCCGGCAGGTCATCGTCTATAACTACCGCATCGCTGGAGTCAGCTATGAGGCAGCGCAGGATGTCGCGTCGTTGGGCGAACTGGTTCGCGATATTCGAACCGATCTTCCCATCCAGGTGCGGTATGAACCACATAATCCGGCGAATAGCATCGTAGTCGCCGAGGCCTGGAGCGGATTGCGACTCAGCTCCACACATCCCCATCCCGATGCGCAAGCAAACTCCGATTGA
- a CDS encoding acyltransferase family protein yields the protein MVETVLAATPGRESAVSHEKRMPHIQALDGVRGLAITLVLLVHLLWSSNRPTGSFFIDLLLKVKNAGWIGVDLFFALSGFLITGILFDSLTGKHYFRNFYMRRALRIFPLYYGVLFVLFLVFRPTWNTGRQLYVLLFYLQNTSLWWHGSQVAAIKDITGHLWSLAVEEQFYLVWPVIVFLVRDRRKLLWVALALAFTAPVTRMILLAHGANFEATYKLTICRSDALLAGGWLALAIRGKHRESILRAAAPVFGLAVVACLIIAWKTGSFNWEDNRLINGLGYSILALASTSLIAMALVPGSRTASIMNWSVLRWLGKYSYGIYIFHQMMGVIYAAFLQTHIHSRGGLHAAILICNLMLTFPLAWLSFRFYERRFLRLKRYFGPA from the coding sequence ATGGTTGAGACGGTACTTGCTGCAACGCCAGGAAGAGAATCGGCGGTTTCGCACGAAAAGAGGATGCCGCATATCCAGGCACTCGATGGCGTTCGCGGACTTGCGATCACTCTCGTTCTGCTGGTCCATCTGTTATGGTCCAGCAACCGGCCTACCGGGTCTTTTTTTATTGATCTTCTTCTGAAAGTTAAAAATGCGGGATGGATTGGGGTGGACCTGTTCTTTGCCCTCTCCGGATTTCTGATCACCGGAATCCTGTTTGATTCGCTGACGGGTAAACATTACTTCCGAAATTTTTACATGCGCCGGGCTTTGAGGATCTTCCCTCTGTATTACGGCGTTCTGTTTGTTCTTTTCCTCGTCTTTCGTCCTACATGGAATACAGGACGCCAGCTTTATGTGCTCCTGTTTTACCTTCAGAACACCTCTTTGTGGTGGCATGGATCTCAGGTTGCAGCGATCAAAGATATTACGGGGCATCTATGGTCTCTCGCTGTCGAAGAACAGTTTTATCTCGTTTGGCCTGTGATTGTGTTTCTCGTTCGAGATCGTAGAAAGCTGCTCTGGGTTGCGCTTGCCCTCGCTTTTACCGCTCCTGTAACCAGGATGATTTTGCTAGCACATGGAGCAAACTTTGAGGCAACCTACAAATTGACGATCTGCCGATCGGATGCTCTCCTTGCCGGTGGGTGGCTTGCTCTGGCAATTCGTGGAAAACATCGAGAGAGTATTCTACGCGCTGCTGCCCCAGTCTTCGGTTTGGCGGTGGTCGCTTGCCTGATAATCGCCTGGAAAACGGGATCATTCAATTGGGAAGATAACCGGCTTATCAATGGTCTCGGCTACAGCATACTTGCCCTCGCCAGCACTTCGCTGATCGCGATGGCGCTAGTACCCGGATCAAGAACAGCGTCGATAATGAACTGGTCCGTCTTACGTTGGTTGGGGAAGTACAGCTATGGCATCTATATCTTCCATCAGATGATGGGAGTGATCTATGCGGCATTTTTGCAAACACATATCCATTCCAGGGGAGGTCTTCACGCTGCGATTTTGATCTGCAACCTGATGTTGACGTTCCCTCTCGCGTGGCTGAGTTTTCGCTTTTACGAACGGCGGTTCCTTCGTCTCAAGCGATACTTCGGCCCCGCATAG
- a CDS encoding MFS transporter: protein MSEISVTASFPASDVSSASEFEAPRLQGPSKALFRVLAAISFCHLLNDMVQSLLPAIYPILKSSFHLDFTHLGLLTLTYQVVASLLQPVIGQFTDARPKPYALPVGMTFTLVGLILLAVAPDFTWLLIASSLVGVGSAIFHPESSRIARMASGGKHGFAQSFFQVGGNTGSAIGPLLAAFIVLPQGQKGMAWFAIPAIVGIVVLMRVGRWYKARQAESAKRKNEERHAHVPLSRTRISVAISVLIALIFSKYFYLASLTSYYTFYLIQRFQVSVQTSQIMLFIFLGAVAAGTLIGGSAGDRYGRKLVIWFSILGVLPFTLILPYANLFWTGVLSFIIGFVISSAFSAILVYAQELLPGRVGMISGLFFGVAFGMGGIGAAVLGKMADVKGIFFVYHLCAYLPAIGLLTGLLPDIETPRRRHAA, encoded by the coding sequence ATGAGCGAGATCTCCGTTACCGCGAGCTTTCCTGCCTCTGATGTATCGTCTGCATCCGAGTTTGAAGCCCCACGACTACAGGGGCCTTCGAAGGCGCTCTTTCGGGTGCTGGCTGCCATCAGCTTCTGCCACCTGCTCAACGACATGGTGCAGTCGCTGCTGCCCGCGATCTATCCCATCCTGAAAAGCTCGTTTCATCTGGACTTTACGCATCTCGGTTTGCTCACGCTCACCTATCAGGTCGTGGCCTCGCTGCTTCAGCCTGTGATCGGACAGTTCACCGACGCGCGGCCCAAACCCTATGCGTTGCCTGTTGGTATGACGTTTACGCTCGTAGGGCTGATTTTGTTGGCTGTTGCGCCGGACTTCACCTGGCTGCTGATCGCGTCTTCGTTGGTTGGCGTTGGCTCGGCGATCTTCCATCCGGAATCCTCGCGTATCGCGCGCATGGCTTCGGGCGGAAAACATGGCTTCGCGCAATCGTTCTTTCAGGTGGGCGGAAACACCGGCTCGGCGATCGGACCTCTGCTGGCCGCCTTCATCGTCCTGCCCCAGGGACAAAAAGGAATGGCATGGTTCGCGATCCCGGCCATCGTTGGAATCGTTGTGCTGATGCGCGTAGGCCGCTGGTACAAGGCACGGCAGGCTGAGTCCGCAAAGCGTAAAAATGAGGAGCGTCACGCCCACGTTCCTCTCTCACGCACAAGAATCTCTGTTGCCATCTCGGTCCTGATCGCGCTGATTTTTTCGAAGTATTTTTATCTTGCCAGCCTGACAAGCTACTACACCTTCTATCTCATTCAGCGTTTCCAGGTCTCTGTGCAGACCTCGCAGATCATGCTCTTCATCTTCCTCGGGGCGGTGGCTGCTGGAACGCTGATCGGAGGCTCGGCAGGCGATCGCTATGGCCGCAAGCTCGTGATCTGGTTCTCGATTCTCGGCGTGCTGCCGTTTACGCTCATCCTGCCCTACGCAAATCTCTTCTGGACAGGAGTTCTCAGCTTCATCATCGGCTTCGTGATTTCGTCAGCATTTTCCGCCATCCTGGTCTATGCGCAGGAGCTTCTTCCGGGCCGCGTCGGCATGATCTCCGGTCTCTTCTTTGGCGTCGCCTTCGGCATGGGCGGAATCGGAGCCGCGGTCCTGGGCAAGATGGCCGATGTGAAAGGAATCTTCTTCGTCTATCACCTTTGCGCTTACCTGCCTGCTATTGGTCTGCTCACAGGTCTTCTGCCGGATATCGAAACTCCCAGAAGAAGGCACGCGGCCTAG
- a CDS encoding fibronectin type III domain-containing protein — MQVPPKALRLSRQRLCISTLSAFAFVLLLTSCASPGPPHPPSLHLSEVVTDLTADRVGEGVHLRWTTPQRTTDGLKVPSPLTAEICREISPKPEAAPVKPSRQTLPLQEAPGCSIVLHLTVKSGVTEADDQLPAALTHDPVVLLGYRIRILNPQGRSAGISRAALVPAGEAPPMVMGLKATPTRTGAMVEWQPSNAISVMELDRTLLSVPTAKTSKKAAVALPEEQPIEVKLRAANPDADSVDHGGTMDRTAIRGQQYRYRAQRIRTVEIGGDRFELRGELSAPITLIMTDHFAPAAPTGLAAAPGTEGATATIDLSWQANTETDLVGYNVYRREGSSDVFRRITTTPVVGPGFSDATASVGHTYMYRVTAVDGTGNESSPSNEVTETARKF; from the coding sequence ATGCAAGTCCCACCCAAAGCCCTGCGATTGAGCCGTCAACGCCTCTGCATCTCCACACTCTCAGCCTTCGCTTTTGTTCTGCTGCTGACGTCTTGCGCCAGTCCTGGTCCACCGCATCCACCCTCGCTTCATCTGTCTGAGGTGGTTACGGACCTGACGGCGGACCGGGTCGGCGAGGGCGTCCATCTCCGCTGGACGACGCCGCAGCGTACGACCGATGGCCTCAAGGTTCCTTCTCCGCTTACAGCGGAGATCTGCCGTGAGATCTCTCCAAAGCCCGAGGCGGCTCCGGTAAAACCTTCGCGACAAACCCTGCCGCTTCAGGAGGCGCCCGGGTGCAGCATTGTGCTTCATCTTACGGTCAAGTCCGGCGTAACCGAGGCCGACGACCAGTTGCCCGCGGCTCTCACGCATGATCCGGTCGTGCTGCTTGGATACCGTATTCGCATTCTGAACCCACAGGGGCGATCGGCGGGTATCTCGCGAGCAGCTTTGGTACCCGCGGGTGAGGCGCCGCCTATGGTGATGGGATTGAAGGCGACACCGACCCGCACCGGTGCGATGGTAGAGTGGCAGCCTTCGAACGCAATCTCTGTCATGGAATTGGACCGCACGCTTCTCTCGGTACCTACCGCTAAGACATCCAAAAAGGCTGCGGTCGCTCTTCCTGAAGAACAGCCGATCGAGGTGAAACTGCGCGCCGCTAATCCCGATGCTGATTCTGTTGATCATGGAGGAACCATGGATCGCACAGCCATTCGCGGACAGCAGTATCGCTATCGCGCTCAGCGCATCCGAACGGTCGAGATCGGCGGCGACAGGTTCGAGCTGCGTGGAGAGCTTTCTGCCCCGATCACCCTGATCATGACGGATCATTTTGCTCCGGCAGCCCCCACCGGACTGGCGGCTGCTCCCGGAACAGAGGGCGCTACTGCCACAATCGATCTCTCCTGGCAGGCCAATACGGAGACTGATCTGGTCGGATACAACGTCTATCGTCGGGAGGGCTCCTCGGATGTGTTCCGTCGGATCACGACGACCCCAGTTGTTGGTCCTGGATTTTCCGATGCGACAGCGTCGGTGGGCCATACCTACATGTACCGCGTAACTGCCGTTGATGGCACTGGAAACGAGAGTTCACCTTCCAACGAGGTCACCGAGACGGCCAGGAAGTTTTGA
- a CDS encoding DUF4126 family protein produces the protein MYSSLLLLCFLIGCVAGLRSMMAPAIICATAYVQWIHLEKTPLAFLDTIAALSIFTLFAIGELIVDKLPKTPARTAPVGLIARIITGGLCGAALAMSAGKGVPVGILLGSLGGITGAFVGYNVRHGLVTHMNLPDFVVAVVEDLLAISGGLFVVSKM, from the coding sequence ATGTACTCTTCACTGCTCCTACTCTGTTTTCTGATCGGGTGTGTCGCCGGACTGCGCTCCATGATGGCTCCCGCCATCATTTGTGCGACGGCATACGTGCAATGGATTCACTTGGAAAAGACTCCTTTAGCTTTTCTGGACACGATCGCGGCTCTTTCAATCTTCACCCTGTTTGCCATCGGAGAACTGATCGTAGACAAGCTTCCGAAGACTCCTGCCAGAACAGCCCCCGTTGGACTGATCGCTCGTATCATCACCGGGGGGCTCTGCGGTGCGGCCCTCGCCATGAGCGCAGGAAAAGGAGTTCCTGTGGGAATCCTGCTGGGCTCGCTCGGAGGGATCACGGGGGCCTTCGTCGGCTACAACGTCCGGCATGGGTTGGTAACTCACATGAACCTGCCCGATTTTGTGGTTGCCGTCGTCGAGGACCTGCTGGCGATTTCCGGTGGACTCTTTGTGGTCTCCAAAATGTGA
- a CDS encoding fumarylacetoacetate hydrolase family protein codes for MKYCRYLSDGVAQYALVEERDGLLWAVQSMAPPEEDLAACLAALNQPADRAFTPTPLANLSLLPPVTPSKIICIGRNYREHAAELGNEVPKEPLLFLKPPSSLLAPGGTVKMPALSKRVDYEGELAIVIGQRCSHLSPAEDPLDYIRGYTIVNDVTARDIQKSDGQWTRGKGWDTFCPVGPIVSDEIDPLDGDPVTVTTRLNGQVKQNGSTADLIFPLDFLLRYISASITLEPGDLIPTGTPAGVGPVQTGDTVEVEITGLGVLKNSFSAE; via the coding sequence ATGAAGTACTGCAGGTACCTCTCAGATGGAGTTGCTCAGTATGCCCTGGTTGAGGAGCGGGACGGACTCCTTTGGGCGGTGCAGTCGATGGCTCCCCCTGAAGAGGACCTTGCGGCTTGCCTGGCCGCTTTGAACCAGCCTGCGGACAGGGCATTTACTCCTACGCCTCTCGCGAATCTCTCTTTATTACCGCCGGTTACGCCCTCCAAGATCATCTGTATCGGTCGTAATTACCGCGAGCACGCCGCAGAGCTGGGCAATGAAGTGCCAAAGGAGCCATTGCTCTTCCTCAAGCCGCCGTCGTCGCTGCTTGCTCCGGGAGGTACGGTGAAGATGCCTGCGCTTTCGAAGCGAGTGGATTACGAAGGTGAGCTGGCAATCGTAATCGGTCAACGCTGCAGCCATCTCAGTCCTGCCGAGGACCCGCTCGATTACATTCGTGGTTACACCATCGTCAACGACGTCACAGCGCGCGATATTCAAAAATCGGATGGGCAATGGACGCGGGGTAAAGGATGGGATACCTTCTGCCCCGTTGGTCCTATCGTCTCCGATGAGATAGATCCTCTTGACGGCGATCCGGTCACAGTAACGACACGTCTCAACGGCCAGGTGAAGCAGAATGGGTCGACGGCTGACCTGATCTTTCCTTTAGATTTTCTGCTGCGCTACATCTCAGCTTCGATCACGCTTGAGCCGGGTGACCTGATCCCTACCGGTACGCCTGCGGGAGTAGGACCGGTGCAGACCGGCGATACAGTTGAGGTGGAGATCACCGGACTCGGCGTGCTGAAGAACAGTTTCAGCGCTGAATAA
- the hslV gene encoding ATP-dependent protease subunit HslV: MSKKRTPSTSRSASNPAQPLGSVAHPLDLAEGRRIRSTTVVCVRRGDSVVMAADGQVSMGSTVMKHSAKKIRRLYQDKVLAGFAGSTADAFSLFARFETKLEQYAGQLSRAAVELAKDWRTDKMLRQLEALLIVADAKSTLMLSGTGDVIDPDEGICAIGSGGSFALAAGRALLENTQLSAREVAEKSMKIAGDICIYTNQNFTIEELKANS; the protein is encoded by the coding sequence GTGAGCAAAAAACGTACCCCTTCGACCTCGCGATCCGCTTCCAACCCTGCTCAGCCCCTTGGTTCTGTTGCTCATCCGCTCGATCTGGCGGAGGGGCGCCGCATCCGTTCGACCACGGTGGTCTGCGTTCGGCGGGGAGATTCGGTGGTGATGGCTGCCGATGGACAGGTTTCGATGGGATCAACCGTGATGAAGCACTCCGCGAAGAAGATCCGTCGGCTCTACCAGGATAAGGTGCTTGCCGGATTCGCCGGTTCGACCGCCGATGCCTTCTCGCTCTTTGCTCGTTTTGAAACCAAACTGGAGCAGTACGCCGGCCAGCTGAGCCGCGCTGCTGTGGAGTTGGCCAAGGACTGGCGCACCGATAAGATGCTGCGTCAGCTTGAAGCGCTCCTGATCGTCGCTGATGCCAAATCGACGTTGATGCTTTCTGGAACAGGAGACGTGATCGATCCTGACGAAGGTATCTGTGCCATCGGCAGCGGCGGCAGCTTCGCTCTTGCCGCCGGTCGCGCCCTGCTGGAGAATACACAGCTCTCCGCGCGCGAGGTTGCCGAGAAATCAATGAAGATTGCCGGCGACATCTGCATCTATACCAACCAGAACTTTACGATTGAGGAGCTGAAAGCGAACTCATAG